In Fundulus heteroclitus isolate FHET01 chromosome 16, MU-UCD_Fhet_4.1, whole genome shotgun sequence, a single genomic region encodes these proteins:
- the mpp3a gene encoding MAGUK p55 subfamily member 3 isoform X9, which produces MKEAMPVLSAGTGLHETLALLTSQLRPDANHKEDMVFLKDVFSERSLGYLMKIHEKLRQYERQSPTPVLHSAASLAEDVAEELQTGPMSTEEKELLHLLTSPHLKAVLSVHDTVAQKNFDPVLPPLPDDFEDELDEESVKIVRLVKNKEPLGATIRRDESTGAVIVARIMRGGAADRSGLVHVGDELREVNGVSVIHKRPDEISQLLSQSQGSITLKIIPAIKEEDRLRESKVYMRALFDYTPLDDKATPCQEAGLPFKRGDILQVVTQDDPTWWQAKRVGDSNLRAGLIPSKQFQERRLAYRMKMGTLPNPKSPKKPASEGCDKAGLRRSFRLSRKDRQGSSGEGSELGETDFLTYEEVTRYQQRSNERPRLVVLIGSLGARINELKQRVIAENPHRYAVAVPHTTRPRKPHEKDGVEYHFVTKPQFDADALNNKFIEHGEYKENQYGTSIEAIRSVQAKNKMCIVDVQPEALKRLRTAEFKPYVVFVKPRIPESRRRRSAATSPGGGEHGRLTDEDLQEMRQSAIQIDQQYGHLVDRVLIKEDSASACTELQGILERLERDSFWVPLSWVRT; this is translated from the exons ATGAAAGAAGCGATGCCGGTTCTGTCCGCTGGAACAG GGCTGCATGAAACGCTAGCCCTGCTGACCTCTCAGCTGCGGCCCGATGCCAACCACAAAGAAGACATGGTCTTCCTCAAGGACGTCTTCAGTGAGAGGAGTTTGGGATACCTCATGaag ATACACGAGAAGCTGAGACAATACGAGAGACAAAGCCCCACGCCGGTCCTGCACAGCGCCGCCTCTCTGGCTGAAGAT GTGGCAGAAGAGCTGCAGACTGGACCAATGAGCACAGAGGAGAAGGAACTGCTGCACCTGCTGACGTCACCACATCTGAAG GCTGTCCTCTCCGTGCACGACACTGTGGCCCAGAAGAACTTTGACCCGGTGCTGCCTCCGCTGCCCGATGACTTTGAGGACGAGCTGGACGAGGAGTCTGTGAAGATTGTCCGACTGGTGAAGAACAAGGAGCCTCTG GGAGCAACAATCAGACGAGACGAATCAACAGGAGCAGTGATCGTGGCCCGGATTATGAGAGGCGGTGCTGCAGATCGAAGCG gtttggtCCATGTAGGTGATGAACTCAGGGAAGTCAACGGAGTTTCTGTGATCCACAAGAGGCCCGATGAGATCAGTCAGCTGTTG TCCCAGTCCCAGGGCTCCATCACTCTAAAGATAATCCCAGCCATCAAAGAGGAGGACAGACTGAGGGAGAGCAAG GTATACATGAGAGCCTTGTTTGACTACACCCCTCTGGACGACAAGGCCACACCGTGCCAGGAAGCGGGACTTCCCTTCAAACGGGGGGACATCCTGCAGGTTGTGACGCAGGACGATCCCACGTGGTGGCAGGCCAAGCGCGTGGGAGACAGCAACCTGCGGGCCGGACTGATCCCGTCCAAACAGTTCCAGGAGAG GCGACTGGCCTACAGGATGAAAATGGGCACACTACCGAATCCAAAATCCCCTAAAAAGCCTGCTT CCGAAGGATGCGACAAAG CTGGTTTACGGAGGAGCTTCCGGCTGAGTCGGAAGGATCGACAGGGGTCATCGGGAGAGGGCTCGGAGCTCGGAGAGACAGATTTTCTGACCTATGAGGAGGTGACCCGCTACCAGCAGAGGTCTAATGAGCGACCACGCCTAGTGGTTCTGATCG GTTCTCTTGGAGCGCGGATCAATGAACTGAAGCAGCGGGTCATAGCTGAAAACCCACATCGCTATGCTGTAGCCGTTCCAC ATACGACAAGGCCTAGGAAACCTCATGAGAAGGATGGTGTGGAGTACCACTTTGTCACCAAACCGCAGTTTGATGCAGACGCTTTAAACAACAA ATTTATAGAACATGGGGAGTATAAAGAGAACCAGTACGGCACCAGCATAGAGGCCATCCGCTCTGTACAAGCCAAGAATAAGATGTGTATTGTTGATGTGCAGCCTGAG GCCCTGAAGAGGCTACGAACTGCAGAGTTCAAGCCGTACGTCGTATTTGTCAAACCTCGAATCCCGGAGAGCCGACGTCGCCGCAGTGCAGCCACCTCACCAGGAGGGGGAGAGCATGGCCGTCTTACG GATGAAGACCTCCAGGAAATGCGTCAGTCTGCCATTCAGATCGATCAGCAGTACGGACACCTGGTGGACCGCGTCCTGATCAAGGAGGACTCAGCCAGTGCTTGTACCGAATTGCAAGGCATTTTAGAAAGACTGGAACGCGATTCTTTCTGGGTGCCTCTCAGCTGGGTGCGGACCTAA
- the mpp3a gene encoding MAGUK p55 subfamily member 3 isoform X8 — protein MKEAMPVLSAGTGLHETLALLTSQLRPDANHKEDMVFLKDVFSERSLGYLMKIHEKLRQYERQSPTPVLHSAASLAEDVAEELQTGPMSTEEKELLHLLTSPHLKAVLSVHDTVAQKNFDPVLPPLPDDFEDELDEESVKIVRLVKNKEPLGATIRRDESTGAVIVARIMRGGAADRSGLVHVGDELREVNGVSVIHKRPDEISQLLSQSQGSITLKIIPAIKEEDRLRESKVYMRALFDYTPLDDKATPCQEAGLPFKRGDILQVVTQDDPTWWQAKRVGDSNLRAGLIPSKQFQERRLAYRMKMGTLPNPKSPKKPASEGCDKEDCDCEGYFNGQYIAGLRRSFRLSRKDRQGSSGEGSELGETDFLTYEEVTRYQQRSNERPRLVVLIGSLGARINELKQRVIAENPHRYAVAVPHTTRPRKPHEKDGVEYHFVTKPQFDADALNNKFIEHGEYKENQYGTSIEAIRSVQAKNKMCIVDVQPEALKRLRTAEFKPYVVFVKPRIPESRRRRSAATSPGGGEHGRLTDEDLQEMRQSAIQIDQQYGHLVDRVLIKEDSASACTELQGILERLERDSFWVPLSWVRT, from the exons ATGAAAGAAGCGATGCCGGTTCTGTCCGCTGGAACAG GGCTGCATGAAACGCTAGCCCTGCTGACCTCTCAGCTGCGGCCCGATGCCAACCACAAAGAAGACATGGTCTTCCTCAAGGACGTCTTCAGTGAGAGGAGTTTGGGATACCTCATGaag ATACACGAGAAGCTGAGACAATACGAGAGACAAAGCCCCACGCCGGTCCTGCACAGCGCCGCCTCTCTGGCTGAAGAT GTGGCAGAAGAGCTGCAGACTGGACCAATGAGCACAGAGGAGAAGGAACTGCTGCACCTGCTGACGTCACCACATCTGAAG GCTGTCCTCTCCGTGCACGACACTGTGGCCCAGAAGAACTTTGACCCGGTGCTGCCTCCGCTGCCCGATGACTTTGAGGACGAGCTGGACGAGGAGTCTGTGAAGATTGTCCGACTGGTGAAGAACAAGGAGCCTCTG GGAGCAACAATCAGACGAGACGAATCAACAGGAGCAGTGATCGTGGCCCGGATTATGAGAGGCGGTGCTGCAGATCGAAGCG gtttggtCCATGTAGGTGATGAACTCAGGGAAGTCAACGGAGTTTCTGTGATCCACAAGAGGCCCGATGAGATCAGTCAGCTGTTG TCCCAGTCCCAGGGCTCCATCACTCTAAAGATAATCCCAGCCATCAAAGAGGAGGACAGACTGAGGGAGAGCAAG GTATACATGAGAGCCTTGTTTGACTACACCCCTCTGGACGACAAGGCCACACCGTGCCAGGAAGCGGGACTTCCCTTCAAACGGGGGGACATCCTGCAGGTTGTGACGCAGGACGATCCCACGTGGTGGCAGGCCAAGCGCGTGGGAGACAGCAACCTGCGGGCCGGACTGATCCCGTCCAAACAGTTCCAGGAGAG GCGACTGGCCTACAGGATGAAAATGGGCACACTACCGAATCCAAAATCCCCTAAAAAGCCTGCTT CCGAAGGATGCGACAAAG AGGACTGTGACTGTGAAGGCTATTTCAATGGACAGTACATAG CTGGTTTACGGAGGAGCTTCCGGCTGAGTCGGAAGGATCGACAGGGGTCATCGGGAGAGGGCTCGGAGCTCGGAGAGACAGATTTTCTGACCTATGAGGAGGTGACCCGCTACCAGCAGAGGTCTAATGAGCGACCACGCCTAGTGGTTCTGATCG GTTCTCTTGGAGCGCGGATCAATGAACTGAAGCAGCGGGTCATAGCTGAAAACCCACATCGCTATGCTGTAGCCGTTCCAC ATACGACAAGGCCTAGGAAACCTCATGAGAAGGATGGTGTGGAGTACCACTTTGTCACCAAACCGCAGTTTGATGCAGACGCTTTAAACAACAA ATTTATAGAACATGGGGAGTATAAAGAGAACCAGTACGGCACCAGCATAGAGGCCATCCGCTCTGTACAAGCCAAGAATAAGATGTGTATTGTTGATGTGCAGCCTGAG GCCCTGAAGAGGCTACGAACTGCAGAGTTCAAGCCGTACGTCGTATTTGTCAAACCTCGAATCCCGGAGAGCCGACGTCGCCGCAGTGCAGCCACCTCACCAGGAGGGGGAGAGCATGGCCGTCTTACG GATGAAGACCTCCAGGAAATGCGTCAGTCTGCCATTCAGATCGATCAGCAGTACGGACACCTGGTGGACCGCGTCCTGATCAAGGAGGACTCAGCCAGTGCTTGTACCGAATTGCAAGGCATTTTAGAAAGACTGGAACGCGATTCTTTCTGGGTGCCTCTCAGCTGGGTGCGGACCTAA
- the mpp3a gene encoding MAGUK p55 subfamily member 3 isoform X3, translating into MKEAMPVLSAGTGLHETLALLTSQLRPDANHKEDMVFLKDVFSERSLGYLMKIHEKLRQYERQSPTPVLHSAASLAEDVAEELQTGPMSTEEKELLHLLTSPHLKAVLSVHDTVAQKNFDPVLPPLPDDFEDELDEESVKIVRLVKNKEPLGATIRRDESTGAVIVARIMRGGAADRSGLVHVGDELREVNGVSVIHKRPDEISQLLSQSQGSITLKIIPAIKEEDRLRESKVYMRALFDYTPLDDKATPCQEAGLPFKRGDILQVVTQDDPTWWQAKRVGDSNLRAGLIPSKQFQERRLAYRMKMGTLPNPKSPKKPASEGCDKEDCDCEGYFNGQYIESQAIVSSKCKAVAPSCGQVFSWEFYSAGLRRSFRLSRKDRQGSSGEGSELGETDFLTYEEVTRYQQRSNERPRLVVLIGSLGARINELKQRVIAENPHRYAVAVPHTTRPRKPHEKDGVEYHFVTKPQFDADALNNKFIEHGEYKENQYGTSIEAIRSVQAKNKMCIVDVQPEALKRLRTAEFKPYVVFVKPRIPESRRRRSAATSPGGGEHGRLTDEDLQEMRQSAIQIDQQYGHLVDRVLIKEDSASACTELQGILERLERDSFWVPLSWVRT; encoded by the exons ATGAAAGAAGCGATGCCGGTTCTGTCCGCTGGAACAG GGCTGCATGAAACGCTAGCCCTGCTGACCTCTCAGCTGCGGCCCGATGCCAACCACAAAGAAGACATGGTCTTCCTCAAGGACGTCTTCAGTGAGAGGAGTTTGGGATACCTCATGaag ATACACGAGAAGCTGAGACAATACGAGAGACAAAGCCCCACGCCGGTCCTGCACAGCGCCGCCTCTCTGGCTGAAGAT GTGGCAGAAGAGCTGCAGACTGGACCAATGAGCACAGAGGAGAAGGAACTGCTGCACCTGCTGACGTCACCACATCTGAAG GCTGTCCTCTCCGTGCACGACACTGTGGCCCAGAAGAACTTTGACCCGGTGCTGCCTCCGCTGCCCGATGACTTTGAGGACGAGCTGGACGAGGAGTCTGTGAAGATTGTCCGACTGGTGAAGAACAAGGAGCCTCTG GGAGCAACAATCAGACGAGACGAATCAACAGGAGCAGTGATCGTGGCCCGGATTATGAGAGGCGGTGCTGCAGATCGAAGCG gtttggtCCATGTAGGTGATGAACTCAGGGAAGTCAACGGAGTTTCTGTGATCCACAAGAGGCCCGATGAGATCAGTCAGCTGTTG TCCCAGTCCCAGGGCTCCATCACTCTAAAGATAATCCCAGCCATCAAAGAGGAGGACAGACTGAGGGAGAGCAAG GTATACATGAGAGCCTTGTTTGACTACACCCCTCTGGACGACAAGGCCACACCGTGCCAGGAAGCGGGACTTCCCTTCAAACGGGGGGACATCCTGCAGGTTGTGACGCAGGACGATCCCACGTGGTGGCAGGCCAAGCGCGTGGGAGACAGCAACCTGCGGGCCGGACTGATCCCGTCCAAACAGTTCCAGGAGAG GCGACTGGCCTACAGGATGAAAATGGGCACACTACCGAATCCAAAATCCCCTAAAAAGCCTGCTT CCGAAGGATGCGACAAAG AGGACTGTGACTGTGAAGGCTATTTCAATGGACAGTACATAG AAAGCCAGGCCATAG TCTCTTCTAAGTGTAAAGCAGTGGCGCCCTCCTGTGGCCAGGTGTTTTCCTGGGAATTTTATTCAG CTGGTTTACGGAGGAGCTTCCGGCTGAGTCGGAAGGATCGACAGGGGTCATCGGGAGAGGGCTCGGAGCTCGGAGAGACAGATTTTCTGACCTATGAGGAGGTGACCCGCTACCAGCAGAGGTCTAATGAGCGACCACGCCTAGTGGTTCTGATCG GTTCTCTTGGAGCGCGGATCAATGAACTGAAGCAGCGGGTCATAGCTGAAAACCCACATCGCTATGCTGTAGCCGTTCCAC ATACGACAAGGCCTAGGAAACCTCATGAGAAGGATGGTGTGGAGTACCACTTTGTCACCAAACCGCAGTTTGATGCAGACGCTTTAAACAACAA ATTTATAGAACATGGGGAGTATAAAGAGAACCAGTACGGCACCAGCATAGAGGCCATCCGCTCTGTACAAGCCAAGAATAAGATGTGTATTGTTGATGTGCAGCCTGAG GCCCTGAAGAGGCTACGAACTGCAGAGTTCAAGCCGTACGTCGTATTTGTCAAACCTCGAATCCCGGAGAGCCGACGTCGCCGCAGTGCAGCCACCTCACCAGGAGGGGGAGAGCATGGCCGTCTTACG GATGAAGACCTCCAGGAAATGCGTCAGTCTGCCATTCAGATCGATCAGCAGTACGGACACCTGGTGGACCGCGTCCTGATCAAGGAGGACTCAGCCAGTGCTTGTACCGAATTGCAAGGCATTTTAGAAAGACTGGAACGCGATTCTTTCTGGGTGCCTCTCAGCTGGGTGCGGACCTAA
- the mpp3a gene encoding MAGUK p55 subfamily member 3 isoform X1, with translation MKEAMPVLSAGTGLHETLALLTSQLRPDANHKEDMVFLKDVFSERSLGYLMKIHEKLRQYERQSPTPVLHSAASLAEDVAEELQTGPMSTEEKELLHLLTSPHLKAVLSVHDTVAQKNFDPVLPPLPDDFEDELDEESVKIVRLVKNKEPLGATIRRDESTGAVIVARIMRGGAADRSGLVHVGDELREVNGVSVIHKRPDEISQLLSQSQGSITLKIIPAIKEEDRLRESKVYMRALFDYTPLDDKATPCQEAGLPFKRGDILQVVTQDDPTWWQAKRVGDSNLRAGLIPSKQFQERRLAYRMKMGTLPNPKSPKKPASEGCDKGFLPNAYPPLYPACLPTEDCDCEGYFNGQYIESQAIVSSKCKAVAPSCGQVFSWEFYSAGLRRSFRLSRKDRQGSSGEGSELGETDFLTYEEVTRYQQRSNERPRLVVLIGSLGARINELKQRVIAENPHRYAVAVPHTTRPRKPHEKDGVEYHFVTKPQFDADALNNKFIEHGEYKENQYGTSIEAIRSVQAKNKMCIVDVQPEALKRLRTAEFKPYVVFVKPRIPESRRRRSAATSPGGGEHGRLTDEDLQEMRQSAIQIDQQYGHLVDRVLIKEDSASACTELQGILERLERDSFWVPLSWVRT, from the exons ATGAAAGAAGCGATGCCGGTTCTGTCCGCTGGAACAG GGCTGCATGAAACGCTAGCCCTGCTGACCTCTCAGCTGCGGCCCGATGCCAACCACAAAGAAGACATGGTCTTCCTCAAGGACGTCTTCAGTGAGAGGAGTTTGGGATACCTCATGaag ATACACGAGAAGCTGAGACAATACGAGAGACAAAGCCCCACGCCGGTCCTGCACAGCGCCGCCTCTCTGGCTGAAGAT GTGGCAGAAGAGCTGCAGACTGGACCAATGAGCACAGAGGAGAAGGAACTGCTGCACCTGCTGACGTCACCACATCTGAAG GCTGTCCTCTCCGTGCACGACACTGTGGCCCAGAAGAACTTTGACCCGGTGCTGCCTCCGCTGCCCGATGACTTTGAGGACGAGCTGGACGAGGAGTCTGTGAAGATTGTCCGACTGGTGAAGAACAAGGAGCCTCTG GGAGCAACAATCAGACGAGACGAATCAACAGGAGCAGTGATCGTGGCCCGGATTATGAGAGGCGGTGCTGCAGATCGAAGCG gtttggtCCATGTAGGTGATGAACTCAGGGAAGTCAACGGAGTTTCTGTGATCCACAAGAGGCCCGATGAGATCAGTCAGCTGTTG TCCCAGTCCCAGGGCTCCATCACTCTAAAGATAATCCCAGCCATCAAAGAGGAGGACAGACTGAGGGAGAGCAAG GTATACATGAGAGCCTTGTTTGACTACACCCCTCTGGACGACAAGGCCACACCGTGCCAGGAAGCGGGACTTCCCTTCAAACGGGGGGACATCCTGCAGGTTGTGACGCAGGACGATCCCACGTGGTGGCAGGCCAAGCGCGTGGGAGACAGCAACCTGCGGGCCGGACTGATCCCGTCCAAACAGTTCCAGGAGAG GCGACTGGCCTACAGGATGAAAATGGGCACACTACCGAATCCAAAATCCCCTAAAAAGCCTGCTT CCGAAGGATGCGACAAAG GTTTCTTACCCAATGCTTACCCCCCTCTCTACCCTGCTTGCCTCCCTACAGAGGACTGTGACTGTGAAGGCTATTTCAATGGACAGTACATAG AAAGCCAGGCCATAG TCTCTTCTAAGTGTAAAGCAGTGGCGCCCTCCTGTGGCCAGGTGTTTTCCTGGGAATTTTATTCAG CTGGTTTACGGAGGAGCTTCCGGCTGAGTCGGAAGGATCGACAGGGGTCATCGGGAGAGGGCTCGGAGCTCGGAGAGACAGATTTTCTGACCTATGAGGAGGTGACCCGCTACCAGCAGAGGTCTAATGAGCGACCACGCCTAGTGGTTCTGATCG GTTCTCTTGGAGCGCGGATCAATGAACTGAAGCAGCGGGTCATAGCTGAAAACCCACATCGCTATGCTGTAGCCGTTCCAC ATACGACAAGGCCTAGGAAACCTCATGAGAAGGATGGTGTGGAGTACCACTTTGTCACCAAACCGCAGTTTGATGCAGACGCTTTAAACAACAA ATTTATAGAACATGGGGAGTATAAAGAGAACCAGTACGGCACCAGCATAGAGGCCATCCGCTCTGTACAAGCCAAGAATAAGATGTGTATTGTTGATGTGCAGCCTGAG GCCCTGAAGAGGCTACGAACTGCAGAGTTCAAGCCGTACGTCGTATTTGTCAAACCTCGAATCCCGGAGAGCCGACGTCGCCGCAGTGCAGCCACCTCACCAGGAGGGGGAGAGCATGGCCGTCTTACG GATGAAGACCTCCAGGAAATGCGTCAGTCTGCCATTCAGATCGATCAGCAGTACGGACACCTGGTGGACCGCGTCCTGATCAAGGAGGACTCAGCCAGTGCTTGTACCGAATTGCAAGGCATTTTAGAAAGACTGGAACGCGATTCTTTCTGGGTGCCTCTCAGCTGGGTGCGGACCTAA
- the mpp3a gene encoding MAGUK p55 subfamily member 3 isoform X4: MKEAMPVLSAGTGLHETLALLTSQLRPDANHKEDMVFLKDVFSERSLGYLMKIHEKLRQYERQSPTPVLHSAASLAEDVAEELQTGPMSTEEKELLHLLTSPHLKAVLSVHDTVAQKNFDPVLPPLPDDFEDELDEESVKIVRLVKNKEPLGATIRRDESTGAVIVARIMRGGAADRSGLVHVGDELREVNGVSVIHKRPDEISQLLSQSQGSITLKIIPAIKEEDRLRESKVYMRALFDYTPLDDKATPCQEAGLPFKRGDILQVVTQDDPTWWQAKRVGDSNLRAGLIPSKQFQERRLAYRMKMGTLPNPKSPKKPASEGCDKEDCDCEGYFNGQYIVSSKCKAVAPSCGQVFSWEFYSAGLRRSFRLSRKDRQGSSGEGSELGETDFLTYEEVTRYQQRSNERPRLVVLIGSLGARINELKQRVIAENPHRYAVAVPHTTRPRKPHEKDGVEYHFVTKPQFDADALNNKFIEHGEYKENQYGTSIEAIRSVQAKNKMCIVDVQPEALKRLRTAEFKPYVVFVKPRIPESRRRRSAATSPGGGEHGRLTDEDLQEMRQSAIQIDQQYGHLVDRVLIKEDSASACTELQGILERLERDSFWVPLSWVRT, from the exons ATGAAAGAAGCGATGCCGGTTCTGTCCGCTGGAACAG GGCTGCATGAAACGCTAGCCCTGCTGACCTCTCAGCTGCGGCCCGATGCCAACCACAAAGAAGACATGGTCTTCCTCAAGGACGTCTTCAGTGAGAGGAGTTTGGGATACCTCATGaag ATACACGAGAAGCTGAGACAATACGAGAGACAAAGCCCCACGCCGGTCCTGCACAGCGCCGCCTCTCTGGCTGAAGAT GTGGCAGAAGAGCTGCAGACTGGACCAATGAGCACAGAGGAGAAGGAACTGCTGCACCTGCTGACGTCACCACATCTGAAG GCTGTCCTCTCCGTGCACGACACTGTGGCCCAGAAGAACTTTGACCCGGTGCTGCCTCCGCTGCCCGATGACTTTGAGGACGAGCTGGACGAGGAGTCTGTGAAGATTGTCCGACTGGTGAAGAACAAGGAGCCTCTG GGAGCAACAATCAGACGAGACGAATCAACAGGAGCAGTGATCGTGGCCCGGATTATGAGAGGCGGTGCTGCAGATCGAAGCG gtttggtCCATGTAGGTGATGAACTCAGGGAAGTCAACGGAGTTTCTGTGATCCACAAGAGGCCCGATGAGATCAGTCAGCTGTTG TCCCAGTCCCAGGGCTCCATCACTCTAAAGATAATCCCAGCCATCAAAGAGGAGGACAGACTGAGGGAGAGCAAG GTATACATGAGAGCCTTGTTTGACTACACCCCTCTGGACGACAAGGCCACACCGTGCCAGGAAGCGGGACTTCCCTTCAAACGGGGGGACATCCTGCAGGTTGTGACGCAGGACGATCCCACGTGGTGGCAGGCCAAGCGCGTGGGAGACAGCAACCTGCGGGCCGGACTGATCCCGTCCAAACAGTTCCAGGAGAG GCGACTGGCCTACAGGATGAAAATGGGCACACTACCGAATCCAAAATCCCCTAAAAAGCCTGCTT CCGAAGGATGCGACAAAG AGGACTGTGACTGTGAAGGCTATTTCAATGGACAGTACATAG TCTCTTCTAAGTGTAAAGCAGTGGCGCCCTCCTGTGGCCAGGTGTTTTCCTGGGAATTTTATTCAG CTGGTTTACGGAGGAGCTTCCGGCTGAGTCGGAAGGATCGACAGGGGTCATCGGGAGAGGGCTCGGAGCTCGGAGAGACAGATTTTCTGACCTATGAGGAGGTGACCCGCTACCAGCAGAGGTCTAATGAGCGACCACGCCTAGTGGTTCTGATCG GTTCTCTTGGAGCGCGGATCAATGAACTGAAGCAGCGGGTCATAGCTGAAAACCCACATCGCTATGCTGTAGCCGTTCCAC ATACGACAAGGCCTAGGAAACCTCATGAGAAGGATGGTGTGGAGTACCACTTTGTCACCAAACCGCAGTTTGATGCAGACGCTTTAAACAACAA ATTTATAGAACATGGGGAGTATAAAGAGAACCAGTACGGCACCAGCATAGAGGCCATCCGCTCTGTACAAGCCAAGAATAAGATGTGTATTGTTGATGTGCAGCCTGAG GCCCTGAAGAGGCTACGAACTGCAGAGTTCAAGCCGTACGTCGTATTTGTCAAACCTCGAATCCCGGAGAGCCGACGTCGCCGCAGTGCAGCCACCTCACCAGGAGGGGGAGAGCATGGCCGTCTTACG GATGAAGACCTCCAGGAAATGCGTCAGTCTGCCATTCAGATCGATCAGCAGTACGGACACCTGGTGGACCGCGTCCTGATCAAGGAGGACTCAGCCAGTGCTTGTACCGAATTGCAAGGCATTTTAGAAAGACTGGAACGCGATTCTTTCTGGGTGCCTCTCAGCTGGGTGCGGACCTAA
- the mpp3a gene encoding MAGUK p55 subfamily member 3 isoform X7 yields the protein MKEAMPVLSAGTGLHETLALLTSQLRPDANHKEDMVFLKDVFSERSLGYLMKIHEKLRQYERQSPTPVLHSAASLAEDVAEELQTGPMSTEEKELLHLLTSPHLKAVLSVHDTVAQKNFDPVLPPLPDDFEDELDEESVKIVRLVKNKEPLGATIRRDESTGAVIVARIMRGGAADRSGLVHVGDELREVNGVSVIHKRPDEISQLLSQSQGSITLKIIPAIKEEDRLRESKVYMRALFDYTPLDDKATPCQEAGLPFKRGDILQVVTQDDPTWWQAKRVGDSNLRAGLIPSKQFQERRLAYRMKMGTLPNPKSPKKPASEGCDKEDCDCEGYFNGQYIESQAIAGLRRSFRLSRKDRQGSSGEGSELGETDFLTYEEVTRYQQRSNERPRLVVLIGSLGARINELKQRVIAENPHRYAVAVPHTTRPRKPHEKDGVEYHFVTKPQFDADALNNKFIEHGEYKENQYGTSIEAIRSVQAKNKMCIVDVQPEALKRLRTAEFKPYVVFVKPRIPESRRRRSAATSPGGGEHGRLTDEDLQEMRQSAIQIDQQYGHLVDRVLIKEDSASACTELQGILERLERDSFWVPLSWVRT from the exons ATGAAAGAAGCGATGCCGGTTCTGTCCGCTGGAACAG GGCTGCATGAAACGCTAGCCCTGCTGACCTCTCAGCTGCGGCCCGATGCCAACCACAAAGAAGACATGGTCTTCCTCAAGGACGTCTTCAGTGAGAGGAGTTTGGGATACCTCATGaag ATACACGAGAAGCTGAGACAATACGAGAGACAAAGCCCCACGCCGGTCCTGCACAGCGCCGCCTCTCTGGCTGAAGAT GTGGCAGAAGAGCTGCAGACTGGACCAATGAGCACAGAGGAGAAGGAACTGCTGCACCTGCTGACGTCACCACATCTGAAG GCTGTCCTCTCCGTGCACGACACTGTGGCCCAGAAGAACTTTGACCCGGTGCTGCCTCCGCTGCCCGATGACTTTGAGGACGAGCTGGACGAGGAGTCTGTGAAGATTGTCCGACTGGTGAAGAACAAGGAGCCTCTG GGAGCAACAATCAGACGAGACGAATCAACAGGAGCAGTGATCGTGGCCCGGATTATGAGAGGCGGTGCTGCAGATCGAAGCG gtttggtCCATGTAGGTGATGAACTCAGGGAAGTCAACGGAGTTTCTGTGATCCACAAGAGGCCCGATGAGATCAGTCAGCTGTTG TCCCAGTCCCAGGGCTCCATCACTCTAAAGATAATCCCAGCCATCAAAGAGGAGGACAGACTGAGGGAGAGCAAG GTATACATGAGAGCCTTGTTTGACTACACCCCTCTGGACGACAAGGCCACACCGTGCCAGGAAGCGGGACTTCCCTTCAAACGGGGGGACATCCTGCAGGTTGTGACGCAGGACGATCCCACGTGGTGGCAGGCCAAGCGCGTGGGAGACAGCAACCTGCGGGCCGGACTGATCCCGTCCAAACAGTTCCAGGAGAG GCGACTGGCCTACAGGATGAAAATGGGCACACTACCGAATCCAAAATCCCCTAAAAAGCCTGCTT CCGAAGGATGCGACAAAG AGGACTGTGACTGTGAAGGCTATTTCAATGGACAGTACATAG AAAGCCAGGCCATAG CTGGTTTACGGAGGAGCTTCCGGCTGAGTCGGAAGGATCGACAGGGGTCATCGGGAGAGGGCTCGGAGCTCGGAGAGACAGATTTTCTGACCTATGAGGAGGTGACCCGCTACCAGCAGAGGTCTAATGAGCGACCACGCCTAGTGGTTCTGATCG GTTCTCTTGGAGCGCGGATCAATGAACTGAAGCAGCGGGTCATAGCTGAAAACCCACATCGCTATGCTGTAGCCGTTCCAC ATACGACAAGGCCTAGGAAACCTCATGAGAAGGATGGTGTGGAGTACCACTTTGTCACCAAACCGCAGTTTGATGCAGACGCTTTAAACAACAA ATTTATAGAACATGGGGAGTATAAAGAGAACCAGTACGGCACCAGCATAGAGGCCATCCGCTCTGTACAAGCCAAGAATAAGATGTGTATTGTTGATGTGCAGCCTGAG GCCCTGAAGAGGCTACGAACTGCAGAGTTCAAGCCGTACGTCGTATTTGTCAAACCTCGAATCCCGGAGAGCCGACGTCGCCGCAGTGCAGCCACCTCACCAGGAGGGGGAGAGCATGGCCGTCTTACG GATGAAGACCTCCAGGAAATGCGTCAGTCTGCCATTCAGATCGATCAGCAGTACGGACACCTGGTGGACCGCGTCCTGATCAAGGAGGACTCAGCCAGTGCTTGTACCGAATTGCAAGGCATTTTAGAAAGACTGGAACGCGATTCTTTCTGGGTGCCTCTCAGCTGGGTGCGGACCTAA